A part of Crassostrea angulata isolate pt1a10 chromosome 5, ASM2561291v2, whole genome shotgun sequence genomic DNA contains:
- the LOC128183839 gene encoding uncharacterized protein LOC128183839 isoform X1 — protein MYVSGFSKAKNKTLKSLAMDSSMAKQKMAVRSISESVYIGMCLKMGTPQQVASRRDIVDIKEMLENNEMMKNPSRVMLSGSHREGFRLHGSDQDTMYWRNDHRVIWDFSQVQFYNTQEDAVILCDSSESPPGFTLLWLPMERAISEVLSACVRMHGGFYISSLKYREVMKSLIGLSSKTIHGPCSSGLYDGVIEYDEAHCFVSDFWPPSAYSWIDRCQLWPPSHVVNDIVRNGCHFVAIGHKLGYHLDNEWRVSFSQAEYKLVYSMNPTQFLTYGLLKLFLKEIINKGLRDEDKLLCSYHMKTAVFWAIQQNTQPHWRPQNILGGFWVCFKLLLKWVYEGVCPNFFIPENNMFLSNIYGDAQKTLFTRLYRLYKTGITLLLHSPSISSYITNVLCNPRLAICTDELILISEVEVDKDIFEEIEANHSICTLDLHFCERYLHTVEQLLSLPLTQYHIVMLQKLTAAIFQNTAFMLHNMYSYTGSNKQLYILDKLSCHMLKLTAKFGCVSDVLYIAMYYYKTFRYREALSVIDLTKVKLARPYLMYAGHVDRERYTETVGGQSLSTKMRQAVAHNIYLYNDIFYINELMPEQQSSEQNNEPLLCIPPLVLLYMLEFLCSRHVDTLRAQRALDDLQVLVHHDQGQLIPVFFRHIPWEILGICQQISGNLHAALYSYQQSLRQYPFSKIQTATRQRIQNLHL, from the exons atgtatgtatcggGTTTTTCCaaggctaaaaataaaacactaaaATCCCTAGCAATGGACTCTTCTATGGCAAAACAAAA GATGGCTGTTCGGAGCATATCTGAGTCAGTGTATATAGGAATGTGTCTCAAAATGGGAACCCCACAACAGGTGGCTTCAAGGAGAGATATAGTGGACATAAAGGAGATGTTGGAAAACAACGAGATGATGAAAAATCCGTCCAGAGTGATGCTGAGTGGGAGTCACAGAGAAGGATTTAGATTGCATGGGTCAGACCAAGACACGATGTATTGGCGAAATGACCACCGAGTGATCTGGGACTTCTCTCAGGTACAGTTTTACAACACACAAGAAGACGCTGTTATTCTCTGTGACAGTTCtgagagtccaccaggattTACTTTACTATGGTTACCAATGGAAAGAGCGATCAGTGAAGTGTTATCTGCTTGTGTAAGGATGCATGGAGGGTTCTATATATCAAGTTTAAAGTATAGAGAGGTCATGAAATCTCTTATCGGACTTAGTTCTAAAACAATCCATGGACCATGTAGTAGTGGATTATATGATGGTGTGATAGAATACGATGAAGCCCATTGCTTTGTTAGTGATTTCTGGCCTCCTTCTGCCTACTCGTGGATAGACAGATGTCAATTATGGCCCCCATCTCATGTTGTCAATGACATCGTCAGAAATGGATGTCACTTCGTAGCAATTGGACACAAACTAGGATACCATCTAGACAACGAATGGAGAGTTTCATTTTCTCAGGCGGAATACAAACTTGTGTATTCGATGAATCCCACACAATTCTTAACGTATGGATTGTTGAAATTGTTCCTAAAGGAAATAATTAACAAAGGTTTGAGAGATGAGGATAAACTACTCTGCTCGTACCATATGAAAACGGCTGTTTTCTGGGCGATTCAACAAAATACACAACCTCACTGGCGTCCACAAAATATCCTGGGCggtttctgggtctgctttaAACTTCTTCTTAAATGGGTGTACGAGGGAGTGTGTCCGAACTTTTTTATCCCAGAAAACAACATGTTTCTGAGCAATATCTATGGTGATGCACAGAAGACATTATTCACGCGACTATATAGATTGTATAAGACGGGCATAACATTACTGCTACACAGTCCCTCCATCAGTTCCTACATCACTAATGTTCTGTGTAATCCACGACTTGCAATTTGTACTGATGAACTCATTCTAATATCTGAAGTTGAAGTTGATAAAGATATTTTCGAAGAGATAGAGGCAAATCATTCAATATGCACATTGGACCTACATTTCTGTGAAAGATATCTACATACGGTAGAACAGTTGTTAAGTTTACCACTGACACAGTATCACATTGTCATGTTACAAAAACTTACAGCCGCCATATTTCAGAATACCGCATTTATGTTACACAACATGTACAGTTACACAGGTTCCAACAAACAGTTGTATATTCTAGACAAGCTATCCTGTCATATGCTGAAATTAACAGCTAAGTTTGGGTGTGTGTCTGACGTCTTATATATTGCAatgtattattacaagacaTTCAGATATAGGGAAGCATTATCTGTTATAGATTTAACAAAAGTTAAGTTAGCACGGCCATACCTGATGTATGCGGGTCATGTAGACAGAGAGAGATATACTGAGACTGTAGGAGGACAGTCCTTGTCTACAAAGATGAGACAGGCTGTGGCACATAATATATATCTTTACAATGACATCTTTTATATCAATGAATTAATGCCAGAACAACAGTCTAGTGAGCAAAACAATGAGCCTCTCTTGTGTATTCCACCCCTTGTACTGTTGTATATGCTAGAGTTTTTGTGCTCTAGACATGTCGATACATTAAGAGCACAGAGAGCTTTAGATGATCTACAGGTCCTAGTCCACCATGATCAGGGACAGTTAATACCTGTATTTTTCAGACACATCCCCTGGGAGATCCTGGGGATTTGTCAACAGATATCAGGGAACCTCCATGCTGCCCTATACTCATACCAACAGTCACTCAGACAATATCCATTCAGTAAAATACAAACTGCTACCAGACAGAGAATTCAGAATCTCCATTTATGA
- the LOC128183839 gene encoding uncharacterized protein LOC128183839 isoform X2 — protein sequence MAVRSISESVYIGMCLKMGTPQQVASRRDIVDIKEMLENNEMMKNPSRVMLSGSHREGFRLHGSDQDTMYWRNDHRVIWDFSQVQFYNTQEDAVILCDSSESPPGFTLLWLPMERAISEVLSACVRMHGGFYISSLKYREVMKSLIGLSSKTIHGPCSSGLYDGVIEYDEAHCFVSDFWPPSAYSWIDRCQLWPPSHVVNDIVRNGCHFVAIGHKLGYHLDNEWRVSFSQAEYKLVYSMNPTQFLTYGLLKLFLKEIINKGLRDEDKLLCSYHMKTAVFWAIQQNTQPHWRPQNILGGFWVCFKLLLKWVYEGVCPNFFIPENNMFLSNIYGDAQKTLFTRLYRLYKTGITLLLHSPSISSYITNVLCNPRLAICTDELILISEVEVDKDIFEEIEANHSICTLDLHFCERYLHTVEQLLSLPLTQYHIVMLQKLTAAIFQNTAFMLHNMYSYTGSNKQLYILDKLSCHMLKLTAKFGCVSDVLYIAMYYYKTFRYREALSVIDLTKVKLARPYLMYAGHVDRERYTETVGGQSLSTKMRQAVAHNIYLYNDIFYINELMPEQQSSEQNNEPLLCIPPLVLLYMLEFLCSRHVDTLRAQRALDDLQVLVHHDQGQLIPVFFRHIPWEILGICQQISGNLHAALYSYQQSLRQYPFSKIQTATRQRIQNLHL from the coding sequence ATGGCTGTTCGGAGCATATCTGAGTCAGTGTATATAGGAATGTGTCTCAAAATGGGAACCCCACAACAGGTGGCTTCAAGGAGAGATATAGTGGACATAAAGGAGATGTTGGAAAACAACGAGATGATGAAAAATCCGTCCAGAGTGATGCTGAGTGGGAGTCACAGAGAAGGATTTAGATTGCATGGGTCAGACCAAGACACGATGTATTGGCGAAATGACCACCGAGTGATCTGGGACTTCTCTCAGGTACAGTTTTACAACACACAAGAAGACGCTGTTATTCTCTGTGACAGTTCtgagagtccaccaggattTACTTTACTATGGTTACCAATGGAAAGAGCGATCAGTGAAGTGTTATCTGCTTGTGTAAGGATGCATGGAGGGTTCTATATATCAAGTTTAAAGTATAGAGAGGTCATGAAATCTCTTATCGGACTTAGTTCTAAAACAATCCATGGACCATGTAGTAGTGGATTATATGATGGTGTGATAGAATACGATGAAGCCCATTGCTTTGTTAGTGATTTCTGGCCTCCTTCTGCCTACTCGTGGATAGACAGATGTCAATTATGGCCCCCATCTCATGTTGTCAATGACATCGTCAGAAATGGATGTCACTTCGTAGCAATTGGACACAAACTAGGATACCATCTAGACAACGAATGGAGAGTTTCATTTTCTCAGGCGGAATACAAACTTGTGTATTCGATGAATCCCACACAATTCTTAACGTATGGATTGTTGAAATTGTTCCTAAAGGAAATAATTAACAAAGGTTTGAGAGATGAGGATAAACTACTCTGCTCGTACCATATGAAAACGGCTGTTTTCTGGGCGATTCAACAAAATACACAACCTCACTGGCGTCCACAAAATATCCTGGGCggtttctgggtctgctttaAACTTCTTCTTAAATGGGTGTACGAGGGAGTGTGTCCGAACTTTTTTATCCCAGAAAACAACATGTTTCTGAGCAATATCTATGGTGATGCACAGAAGACATTATTCACGCGACTATATAGATTGTATAAGACGGGCATAACATTACTGCTACACAGTCCCTCCATCAGTTCCTACATCACTAATGTTCTGTGTAATCCACGACTTGCAATTTGTACTGATGAACTCATTCTAATATCTGAAGTTGAAGTTGATAAAGATATTTTCGAAGAGATAGAGGCAAATCATTCAATATGCACATTGGACCTACATTTCTGTGAAAGATATCTACATACGGTAGAACAGTTGTTAAGTTTACCACTGACACAGTATCACATTGTCATGTTACAAAAACTTACAGCCGCCATATTTCAGAATACCGCATTTATGTTACACAACATGTACAGTTACACAGGTTCCAACAAACAGTTGTATATTCTAGACAAGCTATCCTGTCATATGCTGAAATTAACAGCTAAGTTTGGGTGTGTGTCTGACGTCTTATATATTGCAatgtattattacaagacaTTCAGATATAGGGAAGCATTATCTGTTATAGATTTAACAAAAGTTAAGTTAGCACGGCCATACCTGATGTATGCGGGTCATGTAGACAGAGAGAGATATACTGAGACTGTAGGAGGACAGTCCTTGTCTACAAAGATGAGACAGGCTGTGGCACATAATATATATCTTTACAATGACATCTTTTATATCAATGAATTAATGCCAGAACAACAGTCTAGTGAGCAAAACAATGAGCCTCTCTTGTGTATTCCACCCCTTGTACTGTTGTATATGCTAGAGTTTTTGTGCTCTAGACATGTCGATACATTAAGAGCACAGAGAGCTTTAGATGATCTACAGGTCCTAGTCCACCATGATCAGGGACAGTTAATACCTGTATTTTTCAGACACATCCCCTGGGAGATCCTGGGGATTTGTCAACAGATATCAGGGAACCTCCATGCTGCCCTATACTCATACCAACAGTCACTCAGACAATATCCATTCAGTAAAATACAAACTGCTACCAGACAGAGAATTCAGAATCTCCATTTATGA